One segment of Luteolibacter arcticus DNA contains the following:
- a CDS encoding Gfo/Idh/MocA family protein gives MNLDEKVTISATGRRNFLRTLGGVGAAMTAAAGMANAQGTPSRPSGAKYMGDFAAPKLEKVKVAIIGVGARGSGHITQLAVIEGVEVVGICDLDEGRAKRSMEKVTAKGHKPKSYSGDENAWKKMLSETKPDAVFIATPWQLHGPQAVAAMKAGAHAFVEIPIALTIEEMWDIVNTSEATGRHCMLMENVNYGREELLYLNMVRQGVIGELLHGEAAYIHELRGQMTGGDSTGSWRTLHYAKRNGNLYPCHGLGPVAQYMSLARGEDNFRRLVSFGSPAKGRNLYAQKSNNLTKPEFKTLDYICADISTSIIKTTLGRTVMVQWDETSPRPYSRHNLIQGTLGTLKGFPNGMAIEGVTKSFHQWTSSEEFETIAAKYEHPLYKRMGELSSKMGGHGGMDFLMLFRIIECLRKGEPLDQNVYEGCYWSSVAPLSEKSVKEDGMPQDFPDYTRGGWKTTKPLAVVS, from the coding sequence ATGAACCTTGACGAAAAAGTGACCATTTCCGCCACCGGACGCCGGAATTTCCTCAGAACCCTTGGTGGTGTGGGAGCCGCGATGACGGCCGCAGCCGGCATGGCGAACGCCCAGGGCACCCCTTCCCGCCCGTCCGGCGCGAAGTACATGGGTGACTTCGCCGCGCCCAAGCTCGAAAAGGTGAAGGTCGCCATCATCGGCGTGGGTGCCCGCGGGTCCGGTCACATCACCCAGCTCGCCGTGATCGAGGGCGTCGAGGTCGTCGGCATCTGCGACCTCGATGAGGGCCGCGCCAAGCGCTCGATGGAAAAGGTCACGGCCAAAGGCCACAAACCGAAGTCCTACTCCGGCGACGAAAACGCATGGAAGAAGATGCTTTCCGAAACCAAGCCGGACGCCGTCTTCATCGCCACCCCATGGCAGCTTCACGGACCACAGGCCGTCGCCGCCATGAAGGCCGGTGCGCACGCCTTCGTCGAGATCCCGATCGCCCTGACCATCGAGGAGATGTGGGACATCGTGAACACCTCCGAGGCCACCGGCCGCCACTGCATGTTGATGGAAAACGTCAACTACGGCCGCGAGGAACTGCTTTACCTCAACATGGTCCGCCAAGGCGTGATCGGCGAGTTGCTTCACGGCGAGGCCGCCTACATCCACGAGCTGCGCGGCCAGATGACCGGGGGCGATTCGACCGGTTCCTGGCGCACGCTTCACTACGCCAAGCGCAATGGCAACCTCTACCCCTGCCACGGCCTCGGCCCGGTGGCGCAGTACATGAGCCTGGCCCGCGGCGAGGATAACTTCCGCCGCCTCGTCTCCTTCGGTTCGCCGGCGAAAGGCCGCAACCTCTACGCCCAGAAGTCGAACAACCTCACCAAGCCGGAGTTCAAGACCCTCGACTACATCTGTGCCGACATCAGCACGTCGATCATCAAGACCACGCTCGGCCGCACCGTGATGGTGCAGTGGGATGAAACCTCGCCGCGCCCGTATTCCCGTCACAACCTCATCCAAGGAACGCTCGGCACGCTCAAGGGCTTCCCGAACGGCATGGCCATCGAGGGCGTCACCAAGAGCTTCCACCAGTGGACCAGCTCGGAAGAGTTCGAAACCATCGCCGCCAAATACGAGCACCCGCTCTACAAGCGCATGGGCGAGCTTTCCTCCAAGATGGGCGGCCACGGCGGCATGGATTTCCTCATGCTCTTCCGCATCATCGAGTGTCTCCGCAAGGGCGAGCCGCTCGACCAGAACGTCTATGAAGGCTGCTACTGGTCCTCGGTCGCCCCGCTCAGCGAGAAGTCGGTCAAGGAAGACGGCATGCCCCAGGACTTCCCGGATTACACCCGCGGCGGCTGGAAGACCACCAAGCCGCTGGCTGTGGTGAGCTGA
- a CDS encoding addiction module protein, whose product MATLSELEPQVLALPERDRADLAARLLSSLPPVLDEEDEGVAEALRREREAELDPAACISLEEFERGVARLRGR is encoded by the coding sequence ATGGCCACGCTCAGTGAACTGGAGCCGCAAGTGCTCGCCCTGCCGGAGCGCGATCGGGCGGACCTTGCCGCCCGGCTTCTTTCGTCGCTTCCTCCGGTTCTCGATGAGGAAGACGAAGGGGTCGCGGAGGCACTGCGGAGGGAGCGCGAAGCGGAACTTGATCCTGCCGCATGTATCTCTTTGGAAGAGTTCGAGCGGGGAGTCGCCCGCTTGCGCGGACGATGA
- a CDS encoding aminopeptidase: MILLLSSCQTLEFYTQAVGGQMEILRKSRPSGPIIASKDTDPKLRKQLVAVENIRRFASDHLSLPGNDSYGKYADLGRQYVTWTLYAAPEFSLEPKHWWYPTLGELDYRGFFKEADANELADELRGEGYDVQVGGVDAYSTLGWFHDPVLNTFVHSADVDLAELIFHELTHRKYFRGGATVFNESFATAVAEEGVKRWLRHEGRMEDLKKFEARLVRRAEFYGRIDRTRAEIEKLYASDLPPEEMRRRKAAIFGDLRDRFRELRRKWGGRGLEGWLTRDINNADLVSLHTYQKHVPMFHKLLAECGGDLELFYMKVKKLEIPEEDE, encoded by the coding sequence GTGATCCTGTTACTCTCCTCCTGCCAAACGCTTGAGTTCTACACTCAAGCCGTCGGCGGGCAGATGGAGATCTTGCGCAAGAGCCGGCCGAGCGGCCCAATCATCGCGTCGAAAGACACGGACCCGAAGCTGCGCAAGCAACTAGTCGCGGTGGAGAATATCCGGCGGTTTGCCAGCGACCATCTTTCGCTGCCGGGCAACGACAGTTATGGCAAATACGCTGATCTGGGACGCCAGTATGTGACGTGGACCCTGTATGCCGCGCCGGAGTTTTCGCTGGAGCCGAAGCACTGGTGGTATCCGACGCTCGGTGAACTCGACTATCGCGGGTTTTTCAAGGAGGCGGATGCGAACGAACTCGCGGATGAGTTGCGCGGTGAGGGCTACGACGTGCAGGTCGGCGGCGTGGATGCCTATTCGACGCTCGGCTGGTTTCACGACCCGGTGCTGAACACCTTCGTCCACTCCGCGGACGTGGATCTCGCCGAGCTGATCTTCCACGAACTCACGCACCGGAAGTATTTCCGGGGTGGTGCGACGGTCTTCAACGAGTCCTTCGCCACTGCGGTCGCAGAGGAGGGAGTGAAGCGCTGGCTGCGGCATGAGGGCCGGATGGAGGACCTGAAAAAGTTCGAAGCCCGGCTCGTTCGCCGCGCCGAATTCTATGGGCGGATTGACCGGACCCGGGCGGAGATCGAGAAGCTCTACGCATCCGATCTGCCGCCGGAAGAGATGCGCCGTCGGAAGGCCGCGATCTTCGGGGATCTGCGCGACCGGTTCCGCGAACTCCGGCGCAAGTGGGGTGGCCGCGGACTCGAAGGCTGGCTGACGCGCGACATCAACAACGCCGATCTCGTCTCGCTTCATACCTATCAGAAGCACGTGCCGATGTTCCACAAGCTGCTCGCGGAATGCGGTGGGGACCTCGAACTCTTCTACATGAAGGTCAAGAAGTTGGAGATCCCGGAGGAGGACGAATGA
- a CDS encoding type II toxin-antitoxin system RelE/ParE family toxin, which translates to MKVSFHRRTQHDVWDIVRHYEEESGEILADQFYADFMRNVALAAADPERCHIDASGFRRCNLKRFPYHFLFRIRRDDIFVLVLRHNRRHPGYGLRRS; encoded by the coding sequence ATGAAGGTTTCGTTTCACCGTCGAACGCAGCACGATGTCTGGGATATTGTCCGTCACTACGAAGAAGAATCGGGCGAGATTCTGGCGGACCAGTTCTATGCTGACTTCATGCGCAATGTCGCGCTGGCTGCCGCGGATCCGGAAAGGTGTCACATCGACGCTTCGGGATTTCGTCGCTGCAATCTCAAGCGCTTTCCGTATCACTTCCTTTTCCGGATTCGGCGCGACGACATCTTCGTCCTCGTTCTCCGGCACAACCGGCGGCATCCCGGCTATGGCTTGCGTAGGAGTTAG
- a CDS encoding DUF5069 domain-containing protein has product MKIDGISGCYEKTRDMFYFARMCSKIRLHAEGKLPADYFDMLGQGFDGRTCRYLGVSYEAVSHQVLAGMTNEEALAWCHEHGRRLTAEEVLIYNSFMSKRGWRDDETDEFIPAQIGNYGLAEDCGAVTDFDLIEMDEGRWHAEQWREAWK; this is encoded by the coding sequence ATGAAGATCGACGGCATTTCCGGCTGCTATGAGAAGACACGCGACATGTTCTATTTCGCGCGGATGTGCTCGAAGATCCGGCTTCATGCGGAAGGCAAGCTGCCCGCCGACTACTTCGACATGCTCGGCCAGGGCTTCGACGGGCGCACCTGCCGCTATCTGGGCGTGAGCTATGAAGCGGTGAGCCATCAGGTGCTCGCGGGCATGACGAATGAAGAGGCGCTCGCGTGGTGCCATGAACATGGCCGCCGTCTGACCGCGGAAGAGGTGCTCATCTATAACAGCTTCATGAGCAAGCGCGGCTGGCGCGACGATGAGACTGACGAATTCATCCCGGCGCAGATCGGCAACTACGGGCTGGCGGAGGATTGTGGCGCGGTGACGGATTTCGACCTGATCGAGATGGACGAGGGGCGCTGGCATGCGGAGCAATGGCGGGAGGCGTGGAAGTGA